A window of Streptomyces profundus genomic DNA:
AATATATTCAACTCCGGCTGTGGAAAGGCTCACGGTGACCAAGCTTCTGCTGTCCCTGCACGTCCTGGCGGCGATCCTCGCGATCGGCCCGATCGCCGTCGCCGCCTCGATGTTCCCCCGCTTCGTGCGCGTCCCGGCGTCCGTCGGCGCCGCACCGGGCGCACCGGAAGCCTCGGACGCCTCCGGCGGTGCGGGGCGCGGCGGCGCCGTGCTGTTGCATCGGATATGCCGCGCCTACACCGTCGTCGGCGTCACCGTCCCGGTCTTCGGCATCGCGACGGGCGCGCAGCTCGGGGTGCTCACCGACGCCTGGCTGATCGCCTCGCTGATCCTGACGACCGTCGCGGCCGTGCTCCTCGCCGGCGTCATCCTGCCCGCGCAGGAACGACTCCTGGAGTCGGCGTCCCGCCCCGAGGGGGCGGCGCGCGCCGCGCGTCGGCTGGCCATGCTGACCGGGATCTTCAACCTGCTCTGGGCGGTTGTCGTCGTCCTGATGATCGTGCGCCCCGGCTCCACCACCTCGGCCTGACGCCCCGGCGGCGCACTTAGGCTAGGCTTGCCTAACCTCAACGGCGGTTGGGGTCGTCGGACCGGCCAACCGCCGTTGTCCCAGGAGGATTTACCCGAGCAGAGAGGACCGCGGATGGCCCACGGTTGGGAAGGCGCCGTACTCAAGCTGATGCGCGGCAAGGACTTCACGTTCACCGTGACCCATGTCGAACGCGTCACCGACCGCTACCACCGGCTGCGGGTGACCGACGGGGGGCTGCTCGCCCAGGTGCCGCCGCACCCGACGATGTGGGTCCGGCTGTGGTTCGAGCACGGTGGCAGGCCGCACCAGCGCGCCTTCACCCTCGTCGACCCGGACCCCGAGGCGGGCACCTTCGCGCTGGAGTTCGCCCTGCACCAGGGCGCCGCCAGCGCGTGGGCCCGGGGCGCCGTCCCCGGGGACACCATCGACGCCACCCTCCAGGGCACCGGCTTCCCGCGCCCCGACCCCGCGCCCGACCGGCTGCTGCTGGTCGGCGACCCGGCATCGCTCCCCGCGATCAACTCCCTCCTCGACGCCTACCCCGACACCCGGGCAACCGTCTGGTTCGAGGTGCCGCACCCGGCCGACGAGGACCTCCCCCTCCGCGTCGACCCCGACCGCCACGACCTCCGCCGGGTCCCGAGAGCCGACGGCGACGCCGGCCTCGTCGCCCGGGTCGAGGCGGAGCTGCCCGAACTCCTCGGCGACGACCCGACCACCGCCTACGCGTGGATCGCCTGTGACACCGCCACCACCCGCACCCTGGCCGCCTTCCTGAAGAAGGAGGCCGCCCTCCCCAAACGCCGCCTCCACGCCCTGGGCTACTGGCGGACCTGACCCACCGACGGTCACGTGCTCGACGGCGGCGCGCTGGAACGGGGTCGGTGCCGCGCCCCGGCGTCAGGGCGCCGTAAGCGCTACCGCGCTATCGCGTCGAGGCGGGACGCCTCCGCGTCGGACAGGCGCACCGCGCCGGCGGCGACGTTCTCCTCCAGATGGGCCGGGTCGCCCGTTCCCGGTATCGCCAGCACGTGTGGCCCCCGGCGCAGGGTCCAGGCCAGGCGTATCTGTGCCGGCGTCGCCCCGTGGGCGCGGGCCACCTCGTGTACCGCCTCGTGTTCGGCGGCGACCGCGCCCCGCTCCCGTCCGGTGCCGGCGATGGCGAAGTAGGGGACGAAGGCGATGCCCGCCGCGCCGCAGGCGCGCAGCACCTCCTCCTGTTCGGCCGAGGCCCCCACGCCGTACGGGTTCTGCACGCAGACCACGGGCGCGATCGTCCGCGCCTCGGCCAACTGCGCGGGCCGGACGTGGGAGACGCCGAGGTGGCGCACGAGGCCGGCCTCGCGGAGCTCGGCCAGGGCGCCGAAGTGCTCGGCGATCGAGCCGTCCCGGACGCTCGACGGCACCCGCAGGTTGACCACGTCCAGATGGTCACGTCCCAACTGGCGCAGGTTCTCCTCCACCTGCCCGCGCAGCTGCTCGGGCCTCGCCCAGAACCACTCGCCCGACGGGTCCCGGCCGGGCCAGACCTTGGTGACCACCACCAGGTCCTCGGGGTAGGGCGCCAGCGCGCTGTTGATCAGCTCGTTGGCGGACCGGCGCTCGGAGAAGTAGAAGCTGGCGGTGTCGATGTGGTTGACGCCCAACTCGATCGCCCGCCGCAGCACCGCGATCGACCGCCCGCGGTCGCTGGCGGCGCCGGGGGTGAACGCGGCCCGGCCGGTCAGGCGCATGGCGCCGAAGCCGATCCGGTGGACGGTCAGGTCGCCCAACCGCCAGCTGCCGCCCGCGGCGGCCGTCACGGTCTTCGTCGCCTGGTCCGGGATCGTCCGCCGCGTGCGGCTCTCGGGCGAGGTGTCGGGCAGGGCATCGGACATGGCAACTCCTTGATAACGACAAAGAGCCTCCCGGCGGGATGGGATCCCGGTCGAGAGGCTCGCGTTCGTCGCACACCCTAGCAGGGGCGAGCGCCGCTCCCGGGCCTGTGACCAGGTGGTCACCCGCGCCGGAGGCGTCCCCAGGGTTACCGGCGAGTCACTCACGGGTTACCCGCGAGTTGGAATGGCGGCCTTCTCGCCCGTGAACAGGGGTCATATGCCCATTGACGGGGTACCTCGCGGATCCATAGGTTGTCTCAGCCGTCGCACAAAGCCGTGTGCGCGTAGTCGGGAGATGCCCATGCGAAGAAGCACTTGGATTCTGTCTGGATCGGCCGCCGTCCTGGTGGCCGCCTCGGTGGTGACGCGAGTCGTGGTCTACCCGAGCGTGCACCAGCTTCCGGACGATACCGACAGCGTCTTCGAGTACACCGGCACGGCGTCGATGCTCAACGCGCAGGCGCTGGAGGCCGGCGATCTGGCCAACGCCTTCCTCAACGACATACCGGTGACCCTGGATCGGCACGTCCAGGTGGTCGACACCGACGGGGGCACCGCCGTCGTCACCGACGACGTCGTCATCAAGGGGCCCGACGACTCGGAGCTGTCCACCACCAGCCACCGCTGGGCCGTCGACCGCAAGGACCTGGACGAGGTTCCCGCGCCCGAGGGCTCCGAGGCCGAGGAGCACCAGGGCCTGGTGATCTCCTGGCCGCTGGACCCGAAGGAGCAGGACTACACCTTCTGGGACCCCACGACCGGCAGCGAGGCACCGGCGGTCTATGACCGCACCGAGGATGTCGAGGGGCGCGACGCCTATGTCTTCGTGATGAACCACGAGGGCCCGGTGGCGGACCCGGCCATCCAGGCGCGGTTCCCCGAGGCGCTGCCGAGGGACGTCCTGGCGGGCATCGCCCAGACCCTGCCGCCGGAGCAGCAGCAGTTCGACCCGGCGATGCTGGAGATGCTGCCGGAGCTGGTGCCGCTGACCTACGCGGCCACCACCGAGCGCGTCGCCTGGGTCGACTCCGAGACGGGCGCCGTCCTCAACGGCACGCTGGAACAGACCATCGTGGCGCAGACGGAGGGCCCCGAGGGGCCGGTGACGCTCGCGCCGGTCAACGCCATGTCCGTCGAGGGCACCGAGGAGGGCACGAAGGAGCGGGCCGACGACGCGGACTCGGCCGCGAACCTGCTCTGGCTGGTCCGCACGGTGATCCCGCTGGGTCTCGGCGGCGTCGCGGTGATCCTGCTCGCGCTGGCGGTCTGGCTGGAGCTGAAGTCCAGGAGGGGCGCGGCGGGCTCGGAGGACGGCCCGTCGGCGACGCCGGCCGCCGCCACCGACTGACCGGCCCGGAGATCCCGGAACCTCCGGAACTCCCGGCAACGAAAGACCGCGCGCAGGGGCGCTCGGCGGGTCTCCCGCCGAGCGCCCCTGCGGCGTCTCCTGGCGGTGTGGACGGCCGGTGTGGACGGCCGGTGTGAATGGGCGCTCCATGGGAGCGCGGGCGGGTTATGGGATCGCTCCAGGGAACGAAGGTCGGGTACGCGATCTGGCGTGGCGGGGGAGGGAGCGGATACCGTCGCGCCAGCCGCATCCGGTATGTGGCCGCTGGCAGAAGCTGGGCGCAACTCACCCCAAACTATGAGAAGTTGACCGGCTGTGGTCGGAGTTGTGTCCAGTTCGCTCTCCCCTGTTCGAGGATTCACGGCACTTCGAGACCCCCACGAAACCAGGGGAACCACCCCCCTCACCTCTGGAGCCGCAAATGAAGAGACATCGCTTGTTGGGGCCGCTGATGGTAGCGCTCCCACTCGCTCTGCTCGCCCCCCTGACCGCCTCGGCATCGATGCCGGCCGACGCCGCCGCCCGCCTGGCGGCGCCGGCGGAGTCGGCGGCGGAGGCGCCGGTCGAGACGGCCGCCGTCCCGTTGGAGGACCTCACCGCGCTCAGCACCCAGGTCGCCTCGGGGCTGCGCCGTCCCACCAGCCTGGTCGCGCCGGACGACGGCACCGACCGGCTGCTGATCACCGAGAAGCTC
This region includes:
- a CDS encoding siderophore-interacting protein, producing MAHGWEGAVLKLMRGKDFTFTVTHVERVTDRYHRLRVTDGGLLAQVPPHPTMWVRLWFEHGGRPHQRAFTLVDPDPEAGTFALEFALHQGAASAWARGAVPGDTIDATLQGTGFPRPDPAPDRLLLVGDPASLPAINSLLDAYPDTRATVWFEVPHPADEDLPLRVDPDRHDLRRVPRADGDAGLVARVEAELPELLGDDPTTAYAWIACDTATTRTLAAFLKKEAALPKRRLHALGYWRT
- a CDS encoding oxidoreductase is translated as MSDALPDTSPESRTRRTIPDQATKTVTAAAGGSWRLGDLTVHRIGFGAMRLTGRAAFTPGAASDRGRSIAVLRRAIELGVNHIDTASFYFSERRSANELINSALAPYPEDLVVVTKVWPGRDPSGEWFWARPEQLRGQVEENLRQLGRDHLDVVNLRVPSSVRDGSIAEHFGALAELREAGLVRHLGVSHVRPAQLAEARTIAPVVCVQNPYGVGASAEQEEVLRACGAAGIAFVPYFAIAGTGRERGAVAAEHEAVHEVARAHGATPAQIRLAWTLRRGPHVLAIPGTGDPAHLEENVAAGAVRLSDAEASRLDAIAR
- a CDS encoding porin PorA family protein, yielding MRRSTWILSGSAAVLVAASVVTRVVVYPSVHQLPDDTDSVFEYTGTASMLNAQALEAGDLANAFLNDIPVTLDRHVQVVDTDGGTAVVTDDVVIKGPDDSELSTTSHRWAVDRKDLDEVPAPEGSEAEEHQGLVISWPLDPKEQDYTFWDPTTGSEAPAVYDRTEDVEGRDAYVFVMNHEGPVADPAIQARFPEALPRDVLAGIAQTLPPEQQQFDPAMLEMLPELVPLTYAATTERVAWVDSETGAVLNGTLEQTIVAQTEGPEGPVTLAPVNAMSVEGTEEGTKERADDADSAANLLWLVRTVIPLGLGGVAVILLALAVWLELKSRRGAAGSEDGPSATPAAATD